The sequence TTGCGGTGAGGGGCTACGCCATGCCCACCGAGAGTCTCGGCCATGCCCTGGCCCGCCACCTCCAGGACCATGGCTTCGATCCCGACTACTACCGAAAGGTGGCGGTGAACAGCGACCTCCTGGGCTACAAGGCCCAGCCGCTGCTGGCCCAGCGCTGGGAACGCGGCTGGACGCGTCCCCTGGCCAGCTGGCGCCAGGCCGTGGGCCTGCCGCCACAGCCTTAGCCCTCAGCGGTTCTGCGGCCAGCCAGCCTGGAGCTGCCGGATGGCCTCCTCGTAGCCCACCGTGTGGATCTCCTGGTAGCGCTTCCAGTCGAGGAAGGGAAAGCTGCCGATATCGGGTCGCAGGATCACATCGGCGAGCCGCTCCTGGGCCCGGGTGGTGGCGTGGGAGCCGCACATCATCGCGTCGATGATGGTGCGCCCCAGGGAGGGGTGCTGGAGCTCACTGCTGGGCTTCATGGCGGGATCGGCGCCAGCTTCAGGGCTGAGTTCGGGATCGGGATCGAGCGACAGGGCCACGACCCGGCCATTGCTGCGCCGGCGCGCCTCGGCCACCGGCAGGTTGTTGAGGATGCCGCCATCCACGTTCAGCTGGCCCTGCCCGTCTGCCACGGGGGGAAAGATCCCCGGCACCGACATGCTGGCGATCACCGCCGTGGCGATGTCGCCGCTGCCCCAGCCCTGCAGCTGGTTGGTGGCGAGGTTGGTGGAGAAGGTGCGCAGCGGCAGCCAGCTGTCCTGCAGCCGGGCACTGCCGAAGAAGCGCTCCAGTTCCAGCCGGGAGTTGCGCAGGGTGAACAGGGAGCCCCGCGGCAGGGTGAAGGAGTAGGGCCGCGCCTTGATGATCACCCGCTCCAGGTTGCTGAGGATTTCGCTGGCGGGCAGCTCAAAGGCCACCAGGGAGGCCACCAGCGCGCCGATGCTCACGCCCATCACCATGTCGAAGTCGCGCAGGCCCAGCTCTTCCATGGCCGAAAGCGCGCCGACATGGGCGAAGCCCCTGGCGCCGCCGCCACCCAGCACGAGCACCCGCTGGCGCCGCAGGGTGGCCCTGGCCAGCCGCTCCAGGTGATCCGGGCGCTCGGGCTTGAGATTCAGCA is a genomic window of Cyanobium sp. NS01 containing:
- a CDS encoding patatin-like phospholipase family protein, which translates into the protein MTQALHALLARALAGSGVLAGLDPSCITALGPTQLAIEEGELLFRQGDPGDHAYLVLTGVVGLHTGPPGQPEGFFRKVVPGELVGDYGPLSGEPRSASALALTAVQVLQFDGDQLKQLLECEPGVPSRFITALAEAASVGRDPGRMPLQTIVIHDACPGSPLTTAVRRLLPEQLRQLSQGLNGLDDLSISGPSEADDDPEAALHARLVEATRTGRPEVIVSDDPDALSRRNRLLVDRLLILSEGEASSIRLPQAEAGEALLVRLWPAQEQTPRSRDWATAQPFAQVLNLKPERPDHLERLARATLRRQRVLVLGGGGARGFAHVGALSAMEELGLRDFDMVMGVSIGALVASLVAFELPASEILSNLERVIIKARPYSFTLPRGSLFTLRNSRLELERFFGSARLQDSWLPLRTFSTNLATNQLQGWGSGDIATAVIASMSVPGIFPPVADGQGQLNVDGGILNNLPVAEARRRSNGRVVALSLDPDPELSPEAGADPAMKPSSELQHPSLGRTIIDAMMCGSHATTRAQERLADVILRPDIGSFPFLDWKRYQEIHTVGYEEAIRQLQAGWPQNR